In Paramormyrops kingsleyae isolate MSU_618 chromosome 11, PKINGS_0.4, whole genome shotgun sequence, the genomic window CACATGCTGGGATCACCTAATCACATGCAAATATCTCACCGTGACACGTGAGGAGCAACAGTCACTCACTCGCGTCACACAGTCACTCACTCGCGTCAGACAGTCACACACTAGTATCATGCAGAcacatgctaggatcatgcagACACATGTCAGGATTGCACAGTCACACATCTGCAGGGGAAGACTGGTACCTTGTGCGTCAGTGCGTGCTGCTTGAGGTGGTGGAGCTGGGCAAACTCGCTGCCGCAGTCAGAGCAGGCATAGGGCCGCATGGTCACGTGCTTGGCTAGGTGGGCCTGCAGCTGGCTGCGGCAGGTAGAGGCCCGTCGGCACTGGGAACACTGGTGGGAGGTGGCCTCCCGGTGGGCAGGCCGGTGCCCTGCGGAGTGGGCGTGGCTGGCGTGCTTGGCCTCGTGCACCCGCAGCTCACTGGGGTAGGCAAAGCCGCGTGCGCAGTAACGGCAGCTGTAGGGCTTGACATCACTGTGCTGCAGCATGTGGCGCTTCAGGTGGCTGGTCTGGGTGAAGGCCCTCTGGCAGACGGCGCAGCGGTGCGGCCGCGCACCCTGGTGCGTCAGCAGGTGCGTCTGCAAATGGCTCGGCTGCTTGAAGAGCTTGCCGCAGTGCGGGCAACCATGTGGCTTGATGCCGCTGTGGCCCAGAATGTGTGTCACCAGGTTGTACTTGGAGGTGTACGACTTGTCACACAGGCGGCACTTCCAGCGCCGGAGGCCACCGCCCACGTCCACGCAGTACGACTCATCGATCTGCACGTTGACGTCCAGTCGGTCCACCTGCGCCACCCTGCCGGACCCATGAGAAGCCTGGCCAAACCTCAGGATCCCCGCCTCCTCCCTGGCCTCAATCCCCCGCCCACCCCTGACTTCACCCTTCCCATCATGCCTTTCTTCCTTCTGGCCGCCCATGTCCCGCTCTGAGGCCTGGGCACCTGCCTGTTGGCCGCTTGCCTCACTTTGACAGCTGGGCCGGCTGTTTCTTGACCTCTCCTTGTTCAGAAGGTCCACATGGTACGAAGGATCAGCCAGTTGGAGTCCCTCCCTAAGGGCGGGGCTTCTGACCAGCCTATGGACGCATGTGGAAAGAGTGGACGTCATTCCCTCTCCTTTCACATGGGGACCTGGCCTCCATCTCCGCTGGCATGGAGATGGATTCCCATTCCCCAAGCACTCGTCCAGGTAGTCCCCGTTGGCCCCGATCAGCTGATCGGCGTACTCGTACTCTGCGTCATCCACAGGGTGGGAGGGACTCTCCTTGGCCCCACCCAAATAGAAGGCATTGGGCGCGATGGTGGCACCGAAGACACCATTCTGGGAGATGAGGCCCAGTATGGCTGCCTGGGCCAGAGACAGAACCACCACCGGTTCTGTCTGCGTGGCTGCCTCTGGATGCTGGTCCATCGGGTCCAGGCTACATGTAACCAGGACCCTGCGTCCGTCCTCCTAAAAGAGCACATGCTAACATTAAAACAAGGCCTCCATACCTTACCATCTCTTAAATGCGTCATTAAAACAAGcaagtgaaataaaatgtttcCTCATATCTGACTCACTATTTTATGGTGACAatggcacagggcagaggatgccCATGTATTCTTTGTACCCTCGTCTGCATGATCAGGAAGTGGACTTCCTGTTTGATCCTGACCTGCCAACATCACCCCCCTGTCTGCCCCACTCAACTGTTCCCTCAAGGGTAGATAAGCCACTTGCGCAAAGGCTCTGCACACATCCTACCCCAGCAGGCGGGGCAGAGGACTCACGTGAGGCC contains:
- the LOC111859370 gene encoding uncharacterized protein isoform X3, whose product is MRPGWQDHGLSVEVMSFPAFSSYGACWKRKLGTQRAPLPLAPWPHEDGRRVLVTCSLDPMDQHPEAATQTEPVVVLSLAQAAILGLISQNGVFGATIAPNAFYLGGAKESPSHPVDDAEYEYADQLIGANGDYLDECLGNGNPSPCQRRWRPGPHVKGEGMTSTLSTCVHRLVRSPALREGLQLADPSYHVDLLNKERSRNSRPSCQSEASGQQAGAQASERDMGGQKEERHDGKGEVRGGRGIEAREEAGILRFGQASHGSGRVAQVDRLDVNVQIDESYCVDVGGGLRRWKCRLCDKSYTSKYNLVTHILGHSGIKPHGCPHCGKLFKQPSHLQTHLLTHQGARPHRCAVCQRAFTQTSHLKRHMLQHSDVKPYSCRYCARGFAYPSELRVHEAKHASHAHSAGHRPAHREATSHQCSQCRRASTCRSQLQAHLAKHVTMRPYACSDCGSEFAQLHHLKQHALTHKVNKGFKCDVCSREFTLSANLKRHMLIHTSVRPYQCHVCFKTFVQKQTLKTHMIVHLPVKPFKCKLPLHPAMSI
- the LOC111859370 gene encoding uncharacterized protein isoform X1; protein product: MRPGWQDHGLSVEVMSFPAFSSYGACWKRKLGTQRAPLPLAPWPHEDGRRVLVTCSLDPMDQHPEAATQTEPVVVLSLAQAAILGLISQNGVFGATIAPNAFYLGGAKESPSHPVDDAEYEYADQLIGANGDYLDECLGNGNPSPCQRRWRPGPHVKGEGMTSTLSTCVHRLVRSPALREGLQLADPSYHVDLLNKERSRNSRPSCQSEASGQQAGAQASERDMGGQKEERHDGKGEVRGGRGIEAREEAGILRFGQASHGSGRVAQVDRLDVNVQIDESYCVDVGGGLRRWKCRLCDKSYTSKYNLVTHILGHSGIKPHGCPHCGKLFKQPSHLQTHLLTHQGARPHRCAVCQRAFTQTSHLKRHMLQHSDVKPYSCRYCARGFAYPSELRVHEAKHASHAHSAGHRPAHREATSHQCSQCRRASTCRSQLQAHLAKHVTMRPYACSDCGSEFAQLHHLKQHALTHKVNKGFKCDVCSREFTLSANLKRHMLIHTSVRPYQCHVCFKTFVQKQTLKTHMIVHLPVKPFKCKVCGKSFNRMYNLLGHMHLHAGSRPFKCPYCSSKFNLKGNLSRHMKIKHGVMDAPPEVLGEEQRPLPDSPHTTSLSAPRSCRFQHL
- the LOC111859370 gene encoding uncharacterized protein isoform X2, which produces MDQHPEAATQTEPVVVLSLAQAAILGLISQNGVFGATIAPNAFYLGGAKESPSHPVDDAEYEYADQLIGANGDYLDECLGNGNPSPCQRRWRPGPHVKGEGMTSTLSTCVHRLVRSPALREGLQLADPSYHVDLLNKERSRNSRPSCQSEASGQQAGAQASERDMGGQKEERHDGKGEVRGGRGIEAREEAGILRFGQASHGSGRVAQVDRLDVNVQIDESYCVDVGGGLRRWKCRLCDKSYTSKYNLVTHILGHSGIKPHGCPHCGKLFKQPSHLQTHLLTHQGARPHRCAVCQRAFTQTSHLKRHMLQHSDVKPYSCRYCARGFAYPSELRVHEAKHASHAHSAGHRPAHREATSHQCSQCRRASTCRSQLQAHLAKHVTMRPYACSDCGSEFAQLHHLKQHALTHKVNKGFKCDVCSREFTLSANLKRHMLIHTSVRPYQCHVCFKTFVQKQTLKTHMIVHLPVKPFKCKVCGKSFNRMYNLLGHMHLHAGSRPFKCPYCSSKFNLKGNLSRHMKIKHGVMDAPPEVLGEEQRPLPDSPHTTSLSAPRSCRFQHL